A DNA window from Aminipila luticellarii contains the following coding sequences:
- a CDS encoding cell division protein FtsA produces MDDRKIVFALDIGTRSVVGIVGALKDGCFNVLDYEQEFHEKRAMRDGQIEDIDLVAQVATQVKTKLEQRCGQTFTKVSIAAAGRALRTAAASFSFDLIPSEPITKKIVQYMEYSAIEKAQEAFLSETAHQDAGIKDYYCVGYSVTEYSLDNYKIKNLEGQKGTKASVDIIAAFLPASVLVSLYAVTARCGLEVDNLTLEPIAAIHAVVPDDVRFLNIALVDIGGGTSDIAISRDGSITAYDMVTIAGDEITEALMQHYLTNFATAEQIKLMLSGEETISFKDILGNQAEVTPDEAFEAVKEPIDSLAEAISQRILLINGSAPAAVFLVGGGSQIRDLCKIVAKKLGMPENRVAIGVVNTDNNLSLFSENLYSPTFVTPIGIGIVSSLYRGCDFFAITVNGKRIMLFNHQVIKVIDALMFSGIKPAGLIGLTPPSLVYTINGVRRTRKGSPGVPGELLVNGSPATVETEIRQGDEITVTLAQNGQPPSLTLLEALDLEGFDLAHIVFLTVNEVKIDAYDVNALKMRPIGYMDQIMVALSERAVNETAFLGIKSVKESPSLETKPTKESPSLELARDSVEINKIYSRDLNKSSVSLLLAEDEPTASPVPTDSQPKSKLTFAAEEIETEPEATTNPDSMKSTDRVESSEPAEQAEKASESKTASSFLTFEGNEPLNGMELTVTLNGSPVHLVQETEEPLILMHLLKYADLDVSKPRGELVLKLNGIDANYADSLHDHDVAVIKWSEEL; encoded by the coding sequence ATGGATGACAGAAAAATTGTTTTTGCACTGGATATCGGCACACGCTCTGTGGTAGGTATCGTCGGTGCATTAAAAGATGGTTGTTTTAATGTTCTGGATTATGAGCAGGAATTTCACGAAAAACGTGCTATGCGAGACGGCCAGATCGAAGATATCGACTTAGTTGCACAAGTCGCCACTCAAGTTAAAACCAAGTTGGAGCAGCGCTGCGGACAGACCTTCACAAAGGTTTCCATCGCTGCTGCCGGCCGTGCCTTACGCACAGCAGCGGCTTCCTTTTCTTTTGATTTGATTCCAAGCGAACCAATTACCAAAAAGATTGTTCAATACATGGAATATTCCGCCATAGAAAAAGCTCAGGAAGCCTTTCTATCGGAAACAGCTCATCAGGATGCTGGCATTAAGGACTATTACTGTGTGGGATACAGCGTCACGGAGTACTCGCTGGATAACTATAAAATTAAAAATCTGGAAGGCCAAAAAGGAACAAAGGCTTCCGTGGATATTATTGCCGCGTTCCTGCCTGCCAGTGTACTGGTCAGCCTCTATGCTGTCACCGCGCGCTGCGGTCTTGAAGTAGACAATCTGACACTGGAGCCGATTGCCGCCATTCATGCGGTGGTTCCCGATGATGTACGATTTTTAAACATTGCACTGGTGGATATTGGGGGCGGCACGTCTGATATTGCTATTTCCCGGGACGGCAGCATCACAGCCTACGACATGGTCACCATTGCAGGAGATGAGATCACAGAAGCTCTCATGCAGCATTATCTCACAAATTTTGCTACAGCTGAGCAAATCAAGCTGATGCTGAGCGGAGAAGAAACCATTTCATTCAAGGATATTCTGGGAAATCAAGCGGAGGTAACTCCAGACGAAGCATTTGAAGCGGTAAAAGAACCGATTGATTCTTTAGCAGAGGCCATCAGCCAGCGGATTCTGCTTATAAACGGTTCTGCCCCTGCCGCTGTCTTTTTGGTGGGCGGCGGAAGTCAGATACGGGATCTTTGCAAAATAGTTGCAAAGAAGCTGGGAATGCCTGAAAACCGGGTGGCAATCGGTGTTGTAAATACAGACAATAATTTGTCTTTGTTCAGCGAGAACTTATACAGCCCCACATTTGTCACACCCATCGGTATCGGTATTGTTTCTTCCCTCTACAGAGGCTGCGATTTCTTTGCGATTACAGTAAACGGAAAGCGAATCATGCTTTTTAACCATCAGGTCATCAAGGTCATCGACGCGCTGATGTTCTCCGGAATAAAGCCTGCCGGTCTGATCGGCCTTACGCCGCCCAGTCTGGTATATACCATAAATGGAGTCAGAAGAACACGAAAAGGTTCTCCCGGAGTTCCCGGAGAATTACTGGTGAACGGTTCCCCTGCTACTGTGGAGACAGAAATCCGACAAGGTGACGAAATCACTGTGACGCTGGCTCAAAACGGCCAGCCGCCTTCATTGACCCTTTTGGAAGCTTTAGATTTAGAAGGTTTCGATTTAGCTCATATCGTCTTTCTTACAGTGAATGAGGTGAAGATAGATGCCTACGACGTAAATGCTTTAAAAATGCGTCCGATCGGTTATATGGATCAAATTATGGTGGCTCTGTCAGAAAGGGCAGTAAATGAAACGGCTTTTTTAGGAATAAAGTCCGTAAAGGAGTCCCCTTCCCTGGAGACGAAGCCAACAAAGGAGTCCCCTTCCCTGGAGCTTGCCAGAGACAGCGTGGAAATTAACAAGATTTATTCTCGTGATTTGAACAAGTCCAGCGTTTCCCTTCTGCTTGCAGAGGACGAGCCAACGGCTTCTCCAGTGCCGACAGATTCGCAGCCGAAAAGCAAATTAACCTTTGCGGCGGAGGAGATAGAAACCGAACCCGAAGCAACAACGAACCCCGATTCCATGAAATCCACCGACCGGGTAGAATCCTCAGAGCCTGCAGAACAGGCTGAAAAAGCATCCGAATCTAAAACAGCTTCCAGCTTTTTAACCTTTGAGGGAAACGAGCCTTTAAACGGAATGGAGCTGACGGTAACGCTAAACGGTTCGCCCGTACACTTAGTACAGGAAACGGAAGAGCCTCTGATACTCATGCACCTTCTAAAATATGCAGATCTGGATGTTTCAAAACCTCGCGGTGAACTTGTCTTAAAACTGAACGGAATAGATGCAAACTATGCCGATTCCCTTCACGACCACGACGTGGCAGTTATTAAGTGGAGCGAAGAACTGTAA
- a CDS encoding protein-glutamate methylesterase/protein-glutamine glutaminase, with translation MTIQGATIRVLVADDSAVYRTLIATNLSSKSGVEVIGIASNAYDAQEKIRELQPDVLILDVEMPKMTGIELTKKLMASTPLPIILISSANINVFDALQAGAVDFVKKPDSTHPVSPGDFVEELAGKIKIASVAKVSMHLSARPADPKNTAAPSNAAISPSLHAVSSVSDILGNAFKDCSDAVCNSTIIALGASTGGTEATYEVLRKLPAKIPPILIVQHMPIVFTKLYAERLDRLCAMNVKEAQDNDVVVPGQVYIAPGDRQMRLVHIGGVYRLQCRGTEKVSGHCPSVDALFESVAKESSKKNVGIIMTGMGKDGASGLLEMRNKGAYTIGESQESCVVYGMPMVAQNIGAVMVQATNKEIPSILMKHLNTLG, from the coding sequence ATGACCATTCAGGGTGCAACTATACGCGTATTAGTAGCTGACGACTCAGCGGTATACAGAACATTAATTGCTACGAATTTATCCAGCAAATCCGGCGTTGAAGTTATCGGAATTGCCAGTAATGCTTATGACGCTCAGGAAAAGATCCGAGAACTGCAGCCTGATGTATTGATTCTGGATGTTGAAATGCCTAAAATGACCGGCATTGAATTGACAAAAAAATTAATGGCTTCAACACCATTGCCTATTATATTGATCAGTTCGGCCAATATTAACGTATTTGATGCCTTGCAGGCGGGTGCTGTAGATTTTGTGAAAAAACCGGACTCTACCCACCCTGTTTCCCCCGGAGATTTCGTGGAGGAATTAGCCGGAAAAATTAAGATTGCTTCTGTGGCAAAGGTTTCAATGCATCTTTCGGCAAGGCCTGCCGATCCAAAAAACACTGCCGCACCGTCCAACGCTGCAATATCCCCTTCCCTTCACGCTGTCTCTTCCGTAAGCGACATATTGGGCAATGCATTCAAGGATTGTTCTGATGCAGTCTGCAATTCAACCATTATTGCTCTCGGTGCTTCCACCGGAGGTACGGAAGCGACCTATGAGGTTCTTCGAAAGCTTCCGGCAAAGATTCCGCCGATTTTGATCGTTCAGCACATGCCCATTGTTTTTACTAAGCTTTATGCAGAACGGTTAGACAGACTTTGCGCCATGAATGTAAAGGAGGCCCAGGATAACGACGTGGTCGTTCCCGGTCAGGTCTATATCGCACCGGGAGACCGTCAGATGCGGCTGGTCCATATAGGCGGTGTATACCGGCTGCAATGCCGCGGCACCGAGAAAGTCAGCGGTCACTGCCCTTCAGTAGATGCCCTGTTTGAATCGGTGGCAAAAGAATCCTCCAAGAAGAATGTTGGCATCATTATGACTGGAATGGGCAAGGACGGTGCTTCCGGACTCCTTGAAATGAGGAATAAGGGAGCTTATACGATCGGTGAAAGTCAAGAGTCCTGTGTTGTTTACGGCATGCCTATGGTCGCACAAAATATTGGTGCCGTTATGGTGCAGGCAACGAATAAAGAAATCCCAAGCATACTGATGAAGCACCTCAACACACTGGGATAG
- a CDS encoding CheR family methyltransferase has protein sequence MLSISENDFIRLTDFVIKNYGINLKSKKVLIEGRLSNYLSAEGYQSFRDYVDYITSTKNSGDIEIMLNKLTTNHTFFMREEKHFAFFNDTILPYLEKTNKNHSISIWSAGCSSGEEPYTLSIIMKEFFKSYSMRWDTRLLATDISQNALGKAAKGFYTEDSLKALPDVWKRAYFTKKEDGYQVTEELRKNVIFRTFNLMEPIQFKTKFDVIFCRNVMIYFDKPTKSALIRRFYDALNPGGYLLIGHSETVDREESDFQYIMPATYRKPL, from the coding sequence ATGCTTTCTATTTCGGAAAACGATTTTATCCGACTAACGGATTTTGTCATTAAAAATTACGGTATCAACTTAAAGTCGAAAAAGGTCCTGATCGAAGGCAGGCTGTCCAATTACCTCTCCGCAGAGGGATACCAATCATTTAGGGACTATGTGGATTATATTACGTCTACAAAGAACAGCGGTGATATCGAAATCATGCTGAACAAATTGACCACGAACCATACCTTTTTTATGCGAGAGGAAAAACATTTTGCCTTTTTTAATGACACCATTTTGCCCTATTTAGAGAAAACCAATAAAAATCACAGCATCAGCATCTGGAGCGCAGGCTGTTCCTCTGGGGAAGAGCCTTACACCCTTTCTATCATTATGAAAGAGTTCTTTAAATCTTATTCCATGCGCTGGGATACCAGACTGCTGGCAACAGACATTTCGCAAAACGCTCTGGGCAAGGCCGCGAAAGGATTCTATACGGAAGACTCTTTAAAAGCGCTTCCCGATGTATGGAAGCGGGCTTATTTTACAAAAAAAGAGGACGGTTATCAGGTAACGGAGGAATTGAGAAAAAATGTAATATTCCGAACCTTTAATCTGATGGAACCGATCCAATTTAAAACAAAATTTGACGTTATTTTTTGCCGGAACGTGATGATTTATTTTGATAAACCTACAAAATCTGCTCTGATACGGAGATTTTATGATGCTTTAAATCCGGGCGGCTATTTATTAATCGGGCATTCGGAAACGGTGGACAGAGAGGAATCTGATTTTCAATATATTATGCCCGCGACTTACAGGAAACCGCTTTAA
- a CDS encoding chemotaxis protein CheW, which translates to MDNGLDNMLDMYLFETNTLLEQLDELLLEAEAADYFSPDQINEIFRIMHTIKGSSAMMQFNSLMTVAHRIEDMFFLIRENGSVEEMYSQKLFNLMFKASDFLKAQVARIEGGDSEEESADEIVAEIESLLAVMKGEAADSSAGKNQPAQSAPEESNNAQPVSLAHQNSGLSVQLYFDQGSGMESLRAIMLLKNIAEVCIDDIATIPASIEATTEITQILIEQGLTITFGCDEDFINGLEIIKQDIYVDNYELLVTGSGTAEGSVPAEAMKAEVTEEKAPSTGKPDNSDAAKKPAPAAAEKDTKKEEKHDLAKHNKTNLINVNLSKLDSLMALVGELVITQSMVTSSSDLKDLKLDNFTKSARQLRKLTTELQDIVMSVRMVPVAGVFQKMNRIVRDMGQKLGKDVQLVTIGNDTEIDKTIVDSIQDPLMHIVRNSMDHGIEPDVNDRIALDKPAQGTITLKAEHTGSEVIITISDDGRGMDPDKILASAKEKGLLIKPENEYTKKEILQLTLLPGFSTKEQVTEFSGRGVGMDVVTKNIEKVGGNVYISSEVGEGTVTTFKIPLTLAIIDGMECRVNDYQFTIPIANIRQSFKATKEDIIHDAARGEMIQRGEEFITLIRLNELYKIDGGISEIEEGIIMWVEFAGFSYCLMVDELIGQHQVVVKPLPLYFGAYNLRDVGITGCTILGDGNISIILDVPNIFNFATGKLENRKNAAKDAGLEEADAINDYISEDKIDAAMLKLLTFTVGEKAFAMNTDYVMEIINVFSITQFPLLPDYIKGVINLRGQIIPVLDMRLKLGNEQGVDTDSIKSCIIILEVNSTTLGILVDEVFLVADVDKSAVAPPPANNKHDLITGIVEIEEMVHLIFDLSALTKVA; encoded by the coding sequence ATGGATAATGGTTTAGACAATATGTTAGATATGTATTTGTTCGAAACAAATACTCTTTTGGAACAGTTGGACGAGCTCCTGCTGGAAGCAGAGGCGGCCGATTACTTCTCGCCGGATCAGATCAATGAAATTTTCAGAATCATGCATACGATAAAGGGTTCTTCTGCTATGATGCAGTTCAATTCTTTAATGACAGTTGCACATAGAATAGAAGATATGTTTTTTCTCATCCGTGAAAATGGTTCGGTTGAAGAAATGTACAGTCAGAAGCTTTTCAATCTGATGTTTAAAGCCAGTGACTTTTTAAAAGCACAGGTTGCCCGTATTGAAGGCGGCGATTCCGAAGAAGAAAGTGCTGATGAAATCGTTGCTGAAATCGAAAGCTTACTGGCCGTGATGAAGGGAGAAGCTGCGGATAGTTCCGCAGGAAAAAATCAACCGGCTCAGTCCGCCCCAGAAGAATCAAATAATGCGCAGCCCGTTTCGCTTGCTCATCAAAACTCCGGACTTTCAGTCCAGTTATATTTTGATCAGGGCAGCGGCATGGAAAGTTTAAGAGCCATTATGCTCCTGAAAAACATTGCAGAGGTGTGCATCGACGATATTGCCACCATTCCTGCCAGTATTGAAGCGACTACCGAAATCACGCAGATACTCATTGAGCAGGGCCTGACCATCACCTTTGGCTGTGATGAAGACTTTATAAACGGACTTGAAATTATAAAACAGGATATATATGTAGATAATTATGAACTTCTGGTGACCGGCAGCGGAACGGCTGAAGGTTCTGTTCCGGCAGAAGCAATGAAAGCAGAGGTCACAGAAGAAAAAGCTCCGAGCACAGGCAAACCGGACAACAGCGACGCAGCGAAAAAGCCGGCTCCGGCTGCCGCCGAAAAAGACACAAAGAAAGAAGAAAAACACGATCTTGCAAAGCACAACAAGACCAATTTGATCAATGTGAACCTGTCCAAGCTGGATTCCCTAATGGCGCTTGTAGGCGAACTGGTCATTACCCAGTCCATGGTTACTTCTTCTTCAGACTTAAAGGATCTGAAGCTTGACAACTTCACAAAATCTGCCAGACAGCTCAGAAAGCTCACCACAGAGCTTCAGGACATTGTTATGTCCGTTAGAATGGTTCCGGTAGCAGGCGTATTCCAGAAAATGAACCGAATCGTCCGGGATATGGGTCAAAAGCTCGGCAAGGATGTACAGCTTGTCACCATCGGCAATGATACGGAAATCGACAAAACGATTGTGGACAGCATTCAGGATCCGCTGATGCACATTGTACGAAATTCCATGGATCACGGAATTGAACCGGATGTAAACGACCGTATTGCACTGGATAAGCCGGCACAGGGTACGATTACATTAAAAGCGGAGCATACCGGCAGTGAAGTCATCATCACCATTTCCGATGACGGGCGCGGCATGGATCCCGACAAGATTCTGGCCTCCGCCAAAGAAAAAGGCCTGCTGATCAAGCCTGAAAACGAATATACCAAGAAAGAAATTCTCCAGCTCACGCTGCTTCCGGGCTTTTCAACTAAAGAACAAGTTACCGAATTCTCCGGCAGAGGCGTCGGCATGGATGTGGTAACGAAAAACATCGAAAAGGTCGGCGGAAATGTATATATTTCGTCTGAGGTGGGAGAAGGCACTGTCACCACCTTTAAAATCCCTCTGACCCTTGCTATTATTGATGGGATGGAATGCAGAGTCAACGACTATCAATTTACGATTCCGATTGCCAATATCAGACAATCCTTTAAAGCGACGAAGGAGGATATCATTCACGATGCGGCTCGAGGAGAAATGATTCAGCGGGGAGAGGAGTTCATCACACTGATCAGGCTGAACGAGCTTTACAAGATCGACGGCGGTATCAGTGAAATCGAAGAAGGCATTATTATGTGGGTGGAATTCGCCGGATTCTCTTACTGCTTAATGGTCGATGAACTGATCGGTCAGCATCAGGTAGTTGTGAAGCCGCTTCCTCTGTATTTCGGTGCATATAATCTTCGGGATGTGGGCATCACCGGCTGCACGATTCTTGGGGACGGCAATATCAGCATTATTCTGGATGTGCCGAATATCTTCAACTTTGCAACAGGCAAGCTTGAGAATCGAAAAAATGCGGCGAAGGATGCAGGCCTTGAAGAAGCAGACGCGATTAATGATTACATATCCGAAGATAAAATTGATGCTGCTATGCTGAAACTGCTCACCTTCACGGTAGGCGAAAAAGCGTTCGCTATGAACACGGACTATGTCATGGAAATTATTAATGTTTTTTCCATCACGCAGTTCCCATTGCTTCCGGACTATATCAAGGGCGTTATCAATCTGAGGGGTCAGATCATTCCGGTTTTAGATATGAGGCTAAAGCTGGGAAACGAACAGGGCGTCGATACGGACAGCATCAAATCATGCATTATCATACTGGAAGTGAACTCTACCACCTTAGGCATTCTTGTGGACGAAGTATTCCTTGTTGCCGATGTGGATAAATCAGCCGTTGCTCCGCCTCCGGCAAACAATAAACACGATTTGATCACAGGTATCGTTGAAATTGAAGAAATGGTTCATCTGATTTTCGATTTGTCAGCGCTTACCAAAGTGGCTTAA